The Synechococcus sp. M16.1 genome includes the window GGCTTGGCGGCAAGCGGCAGCTCCATGTTCAGCAGCGCCAGCAGCGCCGAAGCAACGTTGAACCGTCTGACATGGACATGCCTGGCGTTGTTTTTGTCCTTGGCTGTGATCCTGAGTGCTGGCTGGTTGAACTAAACCAACCCGCTCACAAACTCAATTTCCAGCACACATATTTTGAAGACAGCTTCAAGCTGATGGTCGTAATGCTGTTCATCAACTTGCCGCTCTGTTCCGATCAATTTTGCGACCAGAA containing:
- the secG gene encoding preprotein translocase subunit SecG — protein: MLTSILSWSWIGTGLLLIVLVLLHSPKGDGMGGLAASGSSMFSSASSAEATLNRLTWTCLALFLSLAVILSAGWLN